DNA sequence from the Staphylococcus epidermidis genome:
CTTTAAAAAGTGGAAAAGTAGCAGGTGTAGTTGTTGAAAAACCAGTAGGTGAGGCATATTTAAAACAAAATTCAGAACTAACATTTTCAAAGATTAAATTTAATGAAGAAAAGAAACAAACATGTATAGCTGTTCCTAAGAACTCTCCTGTACTTTTAGATAAGCTAAATCAAACGATTGATAATGTAAAAGAAAAAAATTTAATTGATCAATACATGACAAAAGCAGCCGAAGATATGCAAGATGATGGAAATTTTATTTCTAAATATGGCAGTTTTTTCATTAAAGGAATTAAAAATACTATTTTGATTTCATTAGTAGGTGTGGTATTGGGGTCTATTTTAGGCTCTTTTATAGCTTTATTAAAAATAAGTAAAATTAGACCATTACAATGGATAGCAAGTATATACATAGAATTTTTAAGAGGTACTCCTATGCTTGTGCAAGTGTTTATTGTATTTTTTGGGACTACTGCAGCTTTGGGGTTAGATATTTCAGCTTTAATTTGTGGTACTATTGCGCTTGTTATAAATTCTTCAGCCTACATTGCCGAGATTATTAGAGCTGGTATTAATGCTGTAGATAAAGGACAAACTGAAGCTGCTAGAAGTTTAGGATTGAATTATAGACAGACTATGCAATCAGTAGTTATGCCACAGGCAATTAAGAAAATTTTACCTGCATTAGGTAATGAATTTGTAACCTTGATTAAAGAATCGTCTATAGTTTCCACAATTGGAGTG
Encoded proteins:
- a CDS encoding ABC transporter substrate-binding protein/permease produces the protein MLSTFTLFISPSTYANEDENWTKIKNRGELRVGLSADYAPLEFEKTIHGKTEYAGVDIELAKKIAKDNHLKLKIVNMQFDSLLGALKTGKIDIIISGMTTTPERKKEVDFTKPYMITNNVMMIKKDDAKRYQNIKDFEGKKIAAQKGTDQEKIAQTEIEDSKISSLNRLPEAILSLKSGKVAGVVVEKPVGEAYLKQNSELTFSKIKFNEEKKQTCIAVPKNSPVLLDKLNQTIDNVKEKNLIDQYMTKAAEDMQDDGNFISKYGSFFIKGIKNTILISLVGVVLGSILGSFIALLKISKIRPLQWIASIYIEFLRGTPMLVQVFIVFFGTTAALGLDISALICGTIALVINSSAYIAEIIRAGINAVDKGQTEAARSLGLNYRQTMQSVVMPQAIKKILPALGNEFVTLIKESSIVSTIGVSEIMFNAQVVQGISFDPFTPLLVAALLYFLLTFALTRVMNFIEGRMSASD